A stretch of Colletotrichum lupini chromosome 2, complete sequence DNA encodes these proteins:
- a CDS encoding peptidase M16 inactive domain-containing protein: MPNTDTAAAGLPAGSAIPHREPRPQSVERVTDHLETPSLDDRTYRVVRLSNKLEALLVHDPETDKASAALDCNVGNFSDEEEMPGMAHAVEHLLFMGTKKFPIENEYSQYLSNNSGSSNAYTGATSTNYFFDVSAKPANDQEPTAENPSPFKGALDRFAQFFIEPLFLESTLDRELRAVDSENKKNLQNDQWRLHQLEKSLSNPKHPFCHFSTGNLEVLKEDPESKGVNVRAKFMEFHDKHYSANRMKLVVLGREPLDVLETWVAEFFSGVPNKDLAPNRWEAEVPFRESELGMQVFAKPVMDSRELNLFFPFLDEEKMYESQPSRYVSHLIGHEGPGSIMAYVKEKGWANGLSAGAYPVCPGSPGIFDCQIRLTEEGLKNYKEIVKVFFQYVALLQEAPPQEWIFDEQKGMADVDFKFKQKTPASRFTSKISSVMQKPLPREWLLSGYSRLRKFDSGLIEKALACLRPDNFRMTIVSQKFPGDWNQKEKWYGTEYRHEKIPEDFMAEIKKAVSSPASERLSELHLPHKNNFIPTKLEVEKKEVKEPALSPRVVRSDGLARTWFKKDDTFWVPKANLVISCRNPNIYSTAENAVKARFFTDLVRDALEAYSYDAELAGLQYSVSLDARGLFLDLSGYNDKLAVLLEQVLITIRDLKIRDERFDIIKERLNRGYNNWELQQPFSQVSDYTTWLNSERDYVVEEYLAELPNITAEDVRQFKKQMLSQVHIESYVHGNLYKEDALKLTDMIETILKPRVLPRPQWPVIRSLVIPPGSNYVYKKTLKDPANVNHCIEVWLYVGDKGDRMVRAKTMLLDQMAHEPAFDQLRTKEQLGYVVFSGVRSFSTTYGFRFIIQSERTPEYLESRIEAFLNLFSNTLDNMSEADFEGHKRSLIVRRLEKLKNLDQESSRHWAQIASEYYDFELPQEDAAHIKTLTKADMLEFFQTYIKPGSATRAKLSVHLRAQATAPAKEGAEAKVNGVSKEEESLPSSDSPPVVIEDVRSFRASLVATSGARPAKDLTEYEDTDAKL; encoded by the exons ATGCCCAACACCGATACCGCTGCCGCCGGGCTTCCGGCCGGCTCAGCTATACCTCACCGCGAGCCTAGGCCCCAATCCGTCGAACGGGTGACGGATCACCTCGAGACCCCCTCCCTCGACGATCGGACCTACCGAGTTGTGAGGTTGTCCAACAAGCTCGAGGCCCTGCTGGTACATGACCCGGAGACGGACAAGGCCAGCGCCGCCCTAGACTGCAATGTTGGAAACTTCAGCGACGAGGAGGAAATGCCAGGAATGGCCCACGCCGTCGAACAT TTACTGTTCATGGGTACCAAGAAGTTTCCCATAGAAAACGAATACTCGCAGTACCTCTCCAACAACTCGGGCAGCTCCAACGCTTACACTGGCGCAACCTCGACTAACTACTTCTTCGACGTCTCTGCAAAGCCTGCCAACGATCAGGAGCCAACAGCCGAGAACCCCTCGCCCTTTAAGGGAGCACTCGATCGCTTTGCGCAATTCTTCATTGAGCCCCTGTTCCTCGAGTCGACCCTCGATCGTGAGCTGCGCGCGGTGGACTCGGAAAACAAGAAGAACCTGCAGAATGACCAATGGCGACTCCACCAGCTGGAGAAGTCTCTTTCCAACCCGAAGCATCCATTTTGCCACTTCTCGACCGGCAATCTCGAGGTTCTCAAGGAAGACCCAGAGTCCAAGGGTGTTAATGTCCGCGCAAAGTTTATGGAGTTTCACGACAAGCACTACTCGGCAAACCGTATGAAGTTGGTGGTTCTGGGAAGAGAGCCTTTGGATGTTCTCGAGACATGGGTTGCCGAGTTCTTCTCCGGAGTTCCCAACAAGGACCTAGCGCCCAATAGGTGGGAGGCTGAGGTGCCCTTCCGCGAGAGTGAGCTGGGTATGCAAGTCTTTGCTAAGCCTGTCATGGACTCTCGCGAGCTGAACCTCTTCTTCCCTTTCCTCGACGAGGAAAAGATGTACGAGTCGCAACCCAGTCGCTACGTGAGCCACCTGATCGGTCACGAGGGCCCTGGTAGCATCATGGCCTACGTCAAGGAAAAGGGCTGGGCCAATGGCTTGAGTGCCGGTGCTTACCCCGTCTGTCCGGGTTCTCCTGGTATTTTCGACTGTCAAATTCGCCTGACAGAGGAG GGTCTCAAAAACTACAAGGAGATTGTCAAGGTCTTCTTCCAATATGTTGCGCTTCTCCAGGAGGCGCCACCCCAGGAATGGATCTTTGACGAACAGAAGGGCATGGCCGACGTCGACTTCAAATTCAAGCAAAAGACTCCAGCAAGCCGATTCACGAGCAAGATCAGCTCTGTCATGCAGAAGCCTCTTCCGCGGGAATGGCTACTCAGCGGATACAGTCGGTTGAGGAAGTTTGATTCTGGTTTGATCGAAAAGGCCTTGGCGTGCTTGAGACCAGACAACTTCCGTATGACTATTGTGTCACAAAAGTTTCCCGGTGACTGGAATCAGAAGGAGAAGTGGTACGGTACCGAATACCGCCACGAAAAGATCCCCGAGGACTTCATGGCCGAGATCAAGAAGGCCGTCTCAAGCCCTGCGTCGGAGAGACTTTCCGAGCTTCATCTTCCTCACAAGAACAACTTCATCCCCACGAAGCTCGAGgtcgagaagaaggaggtcAAGGAGCCGGCTCTGTCGCCGCGTGTCGTCCGAAGTGATGGCCTCGCTCGGACGTGGTTCAAGAAGGATGACACCTTTTGGGTGCCCAAGGCCAACTTGGTCATCAGCTGTCGCAACCCCAATATCTACTCTACCGCGGAGAATGCTGTCAAGGCAAGGTTCTTCACCGATCTGGTACGCGATGCGTTGGAGGCGTACTCGTACGATGCCGAGCTTGCAGGCCTGCAGTACAGCGTCTCGCTCGACGCCAGAGGCCTGTTCCTTGACCTAAGCGGGTACAATGACAAGCTGGCGGTACTCCTGGAGCAGGTTTTGATCACGATCAGGGATCTGAAGATCAGAGACGAGAGATTCGACATTATCAAGGAGCGCCTGAATCGTGGATACAACAACTGGGAGCTACAGCAGCCGTTCAGCCAGGTCTCTGACTACACAACGTGGTTGAACTCTGAGCGCGACTATGTTGTGGAGGAATACCTGGCTGAGCTGCCTAACATTACGGCTGAGGACGTCCGGCAGTTCAAGAAGCAGATGCTTTCGCAGGTCCACATTGAGTCTTATGTCCACGGCAATTTGTACAAGGAGGACGCTCTCAAGCTCACCGACATGATTGAAACCATCTTGAAGCCTCGCGTCCTTCCGCGACCCCAGTGGCCAGTGATTCGGTCATTGGTTATCCCCCCTGGATCGAACTACGTATACAAGAAGACGCTCAAGGATCCGGCCAATGTCAACCACTGCATCGAAGTTTGGCTCTATGTCGGCGACAAGGGCGATAGAATGGTACGAGCCAAGACGATGTTGCTAGACCAAATGGCTCACGAGCCAGCCTTTGACCAGCTGCGAACGAAGGAGCAGCTCGGTTATGTCGTCTTTAGTGGAGTTCGAAGCTTCTCTACCACGTACGGCTTCAGGTTTATCATTCAAAGTGAACGGACACCCGAGTACCTTGAATCGAGAATCGAGGCCTTCCTCAACCTGTTCTCCAACACGTTGGACAACATGTCTGAGGCAGACTTTGAGGGTCACAAACGCAGTCTAATTGTCCGGAGGCTCGAGAAGTTGAAGAATCTGGACCAGGAGAGTAGCAGACACTGGGCCCAGATTGCCAGTGAATATTACGACTTTGAGCTCC CTCAAGAAGACGCTGCCCACATCAAGACGCTCACCAAGGCCGACATGTTGGAGTTCTTCCAGACGTACATCAAGCCCGGATCGGCAACGCGGGCAAAGCTCTCGGTGCACTTGCGCGCACAGGCTACGGCACCGGCCAAGGAGGGTGCCGAGGCCAAGGTCAACGGCGTCAGTAAAGAAGAAGAGTCACTGCCGTCAAGTGATTCTCCACCAGTCGTTATCGAAGACGTTCGCAGTTTCCGAGCCAGCCTTGTTGCGACTAGTGGTGCGCGACCTGCCAAGGATTTGACCGAGTACGAAGACACTGATGCCAAGCTGTGA